The following proteins are encoded in a genomic region of Anabas testudineus chromosome 13, fAnaTes1.2, whole genome shotgun sequence:
- the kcnj13 gene encoding inward rectifier potassium channel 13, with protein sequence MTTKSTSSVLGGKASSSPLLSSPPRQRLVTKDGHCALRPPLCASGSWRGASGRAWLLALQDLWGLVVGLRWRWVLLAFCASFLAHWLLFACLWYLLAHLNGDLAVQDHDAPPQGHVVCVKHITSFTAAFSFSLETQLTIGYGTMFPSGDCPSAIALLAVQMLLGLMLEAFITGAFVAKIARPQKRAGAIMFSPHAVVGQHQGQTCLMLRATNLLHRPLVDVKLSAVLYEEHEGQALHQTSLDFHLDHLGQQPCPFFIFPLTFYHPLDRRSPLYPALCEGMPNHFELVVFLSALQEGTGDSCQKRTSYVRQEIQFDRRFVPALGLDAQGRYIVNTQHFDTAHSKEPLNKDCVVQINGDGSDRME encoded by the exons ATGACAACCAAATCCACCAGCAGTGTTCTGGGTGGGAAGGcgtcttcctctcctctcttgtccTCTCCACCCCGCCAGCGCCTGGTCACCAAAGATGGACACTGTGCACTTCGTCCCCCTCTGTGCGCCTCAGGCTCATGGCGTGGGGCTTCAGGCAGAGCCTGGCTGTTGGCTCTGCAGGACCTGTGGGGACTGGTGGTGGGTCTGCGCTGGAGATGGGTCCTGCTGGCCTTCTGCGCTTCCTTCCTGGCCCATTGGCTGCTGTTTGCCTGCCTGTGGTACTTGCTGGCGCACCTTAACGGAGATCTGGCTGTGCAGGATCATGATGCCCCCCCACAGGGGCATGTGGTTTGTGTGAAACATATTACCAGTTTCACTGCTGCCTTTTCCTTCTCCCTGGAGACGCAACTGACCATTGGTTACGGCACCATGTTTCCCAGTGGGGACTGTCCCAGTGCCATTGCGCTGCTGGCTGTGCAGATGCTGCTGGGGCTGATGCTGGAAGCATTCATAACAG GTGCATTCGTAGCTAAGATTGCTCGTCCCCAGAAGCGAGCAGGAGCCATCATGTTCAGCCCCCACGCAGTGGTAGGCCAACATCAGGGCCAGACATGCCTGATGCTACGGGCCACCAACCTGCTACACCGACCTCTGGTAGATGTGAAGTTAAGTGCTGTGCTCTACGAAGAGCACGAAGGTCAGGCCCTGCACCAGACCTCTCTGGACTTTCACTTGGATCATCTGGGTCAGCAGCCCTGTCCCTTCTTCATCTTCCCGCTTACCTTTTACCACCCCCTAGACCGCCGGAGCCCCCTCTACCCAGCCTTGTGTGAGGGCATGCCAAACCATTTTGAGTTGGTGGTCTTTCTGTCAGCTTTGCAGGAGGGCACTGGGGACTCCTGTCAGAAGAGGACCTCCTACGTGCGCCAAGAAATCCAGTTTGACCGCCGTTTTGTTCCGGCCTTGGGCCTGGATGCTCAGGGGAGGTACATAGTGAACACCCAGCACTTTGATACAGCCCACTCCAAGGAACCTTTGAACAAGGACTGTGTGGTGCAGATCAATGGAGATGGCAGCGATAGGATGGAGTAA